A stretch of the Xiphias gladius isolate SHS-SW01 ecotype Sanya breed wild chromosome 19, ASM1685928v1, whole genome shotgun sequence genome encodes the following:
- the si:ch211-102c2.8 gene encoding trichohyalin isoform X2 — translation MSVLEREEMEKKVESAKTELLAEQRRATEKLESMQENLEETREKLQRSTEAETLLRNRCACLEEKWIQKKEQTEALEVQVSELQVELGECKIRVGTLEKMLAQKELQLLDFQEQRGALQAQRDGLKGELQHVKTQHYKILKDTEEQASRMMAEKEKAVSLKEQTLALTRCIESMQHSIQLKEEEAKKLRKSLEQQREQAKNREEELRVEASEKVHKALEEERRKCEAEKVEAVQIHCGILEEQNRKTLESMRSEMQREKIKALALQQKVLELKTRVQDSKRESCAQQRKQEFLLAVICKSLKEEHQVELQRLKKQMAQEGQRTVLRLEQAVQLAEKEAKRLRVMLEERGSNHNQITAELDLQLRPWAQELGAECQHLHLLVEESGAKQSAMQLPASPTVAEALTNLRALREQLQHVIGHLHHELDSQKQTTEQLRKDKEQELSIQRQQLRMERDQALDSLKERLIQEHTEELSCLNRAHMSDGGAEGGGVAIYLRKQLKAKDLELRQVQRSMGQWKEQTAARLACKFEEELTAELERCKTKCLRGSKTSKTQGERQRKSDRLEGGMRLSAKETQNSVCSPFRHVVESAASHSPSDMASFKLLLYLQSRVKQLRLENQAYTWIPSPLDTVPLDLSESNLTTITQVQDSAGIQSQSAIRTFSS, via the exons ATGTCAGtgctggagagggaggagatggaaaaaaaggtgGAAAGTGCAAAAACAGAATTGTTGGCTGAACAGCGACGTGCAACAGAGAAGCTGGAGTCCATGCAAGAG AATTTAGAGGAGACTCGTGAGAAACTCCAGAGGTCCACAGAGGCAGAGACCTTACTGAGGAACAGGTGTGCTTGTCTGGAGGAGAAATGGATCCAGAAAAAGGAGCAAACTGAG GCACTTGAGGTTCAAGTAAGTGAGCTGCAGGTTGAACTGGGAGAGTGTAAGATCAGGGTGGGTACTCTGGAGAAGATGTTGGCCCAGAAGGAGCTGCAGCTGCTAGATTTCCAGGAACAGCGTGGGGCCTTACAAGCACAACGAGATGGACTGAAGGGGGAGCTACAACACGTGAAAACCCAGCACTACAAAATACTGAAGGATACAGAGGAACAAGCCAGTAGAATGATG GCTGAAAAGGAGAAAGCAGTTTCTTTGAAAGAACAGACTCTGGCTCTCACGCGATGCATTGAGTCCATGCAACATTCCATTCAG ctaaaagaagaagaagcaaagAAGCTAAGGAAATCTCTTGAGCAGCAGAGGGAACAGGCAAAGAACCGTGAAGAGGAGCTGCGTGTAGAAGCCTCTGAAAAG GTGCACAAAGCattggaggaggagaggaggaagtgcGAGGCAGAAAAAGTGGAAGCTGTACAGATCCACTGTGGGATACTGGAAGAGCAGAACAGAAAGACTCTGGAAAGCATGAGGAGTGAGATGCAGCGAGAGAAGATTAAAGCACTAGCTCTTCAACAAAAAGTTTTGGAACTAAAAACA AGAGTGCAGGATTCAAAGAGAGAAAGTTGTGCACAGCAGAGAAAGCAGGAGTTTTTGCTGGCTGTTATTTGCAAATCACTGAAAGAGGAGCACCAGGTTGAGCTGCAGAGGTTGAAGAAACAAATGGCACAG GAGGGTCAGAGGACAGTGCTACGGCTCGAGCAAGCTGTTCAGCTGGCAGAGAAAGAAGCTAAGAGGCTACGGGTGATGCTAGAGGAAAGGGGGAGCAACCATAACCAAATCACAGCTGAGCTGGACCTACAGCTCAGGCCCTGGGCCCAGGAGCTGGGAGCAGAGTGCCAGCATCTACATCTCTTAGTGGAAGAGAGTGGAGCCAAACAAAGTGCTATGCAACTACCTGCCAG tcCTACAGTAGCTGAGGCTCTTACAAACCTAAGAGCACTAAGAGAGCAGTTGCAGCACGTGATTGGCCATCTACACCACGAGCTTGATTCACAGAAACAAACCACAGAGCAGCTGAGAAAAGACAAG gAGCAAGAATTGAGCATCCAGAGGCAACAGctgaggatggagagagatCAAGCCTTGGACTCTCTTAAGGAGCGTCTCATTCAG GAGCACACTGAGGAGTTGAGCTGTCTGAACAGGGCTCATATGAGTGatggaggagctgagggaggaggagtagCAATATATCTACGCAAGCAGCTGAAGGCCAAAGACCTGGAGCTCAGGCAGGTTCAGAGGAGCATGGGTCAGTGGAAGGAACAGACTGCAGCTCGTCTGGCATGCAAGTTTGAAGAAGAGCTCACAGCTGAACTGGAAAG GTGCAAGACAAAGTGTTTAAGGGGCAG CAAAACATCAAAGACTCAAGGCGAGAGGCAGAGAAAGTCTGACAGGCTTGAAGGAGGGATGAGGCTTAGTGCAAAG GAAACACAGAATTCAGTTTGCTCTCCCTTCCGCCACGTTGTGGAATCTGCTGCCTCCCACAGCCCCTCAGACATGGCTTCATTTAAGCTTCTACTTTACCTCCAGAGCAGAGTGAAGCAGCTCCGTCTAGAAAACCAGGCGTATACCTGGATCCCCTCTCCTCTAGATACAGTCCCTTTAGATTTATCAGAATCCAATCTTACAACA ATCACTCAAGTTCAAGACAGTGCTGGAATTCAGAGCCAGTCCGCAATCAGGACATTCTCAAGTTAA
- the si:ch211-102c2.8 gene encoding trichohyalin isoform X4, whose translation MSVLEREEMEKKVESAKTELLAEQRRATEKLESMQENLEETREKLQRSTEAETLLRNRCACLEEKWIQKKEQTEALEVQVSELQVELGECKIRVGTLEKMLAQKELQLLDFQEQRGALQAQRDGLKGELQHVKTQHYKILKDTEEQASRMMLKEEEAKKLRKSLEQQREQAKNREEELRVEASEKVHKALEEERRKCEAEKVEAVQIHCGILEEQNRKTLESMRSEMQREKIKALALQQKVLELKTRVQDSKRESCAQQRKQEFLLAVICKSLKEEHQVELQRLKKQMAQEGQRTVLRLEQAVQLAEKEAKRLRVMLEERGSNHNQITAELDLQLRPWAQELGAECQHLHLLVEESGAKQSAMQLPASPTVAEALTNLRALREQLQHVIGHLHHELDSQKQTTEQLRKDKEQELSIQRQQLRMERDQALDSLKERLIQEHTEELSCLNRAHMSDGGAEGGGVAIYLRKQLKAKDLELRQVQRSMGQWKEQTAARLACKFEEELTAELERCKTKCLRGSKTSKTQGERQRKSDRLEGGMRLSAKETQNSVCSPFRHVVESAASHSPSDMASFKLLLYLQSRVKQLRLENQAYTWIPSPLDTVPLDLSESNLTTITQVQDSAGIQSQSAIRTFSS comes from the exons ATGTCAGtgctggagagggaggagatggaaaaaaaggtgGAAAGTGCAAAAACAGAATTGTTGGCTGAACAGCGACGTGCAACAGAGAAGCTGGAGTCCATGCAAGAG AATTTAGAGGAGACTCGTGAGAAACTCCAGAGGTCCACAGAGGCAGAGACCTTACTGAGGAACAGGTGTGCTTGTCTGGAGGAGAAATGGATCCAGAAAAAGGAGCAAACTGAG GCACTTGAGGTTCAAGTAAGTGAGCTGCAGGTTGAACTGGGAGAGTGTAAGATCAGGGTGGGTACTCTGGAGAAGATGTTGGCCCAGAAGGAGCTGCAGCTGCTAGATTTCCAGGAACAGCGTGGGGCCTTACAAGCACAACGAGATGGACTGAAGGGGGAGCTACAACACGTGAAAACCCAGCACTACAAAATACTGAAGGATACAGAGGAACAAGCCAGTAGAATGATG ctaaaagaagaagaagcaaagAAGCTAAGGAAATCTCTTGAGCAGCAGAGGGAACAGGCAAAGAACCGTGAAGAGGAGCTGCGTGTAGAAGCCTCTGAAAAG GTGCACAAAGCattggaggaggagaggaggaagtgcGAGGCAGAAAAAGTGGAAGCTGTACAGATCCACTGTGGGATACTGGAAGAGCAGAACAGAAAGACTCTGGAAAGCATGAGGAGTGAGATGCAGCGAGAGAAGATTAAAGCACTAGCTCTTCAACAAAAAGTTTTGGAACTAAAAACA AGAGTGCAGGATTCAAAGAGAGAAAGTTGTGCACAGCAGAGAAAGCAGGAGTTTTTGCTGGCTGTTATTTGCAAATCACTGAAAGAGGAGCACCAGGTTGAGCTGCAGAGGTTGAAGAAACAAATGGCACAG GAGGGTCAGAGGACAGTGCTACGGCTCGAGCAAGCTGTTCAGCTGGCAGAGAAAGAAGCTAAGAGGCTACGGGTGATGCTAGAGGAAAGGGGGAGCAACCATAACCAAATCACAGCTGAGCTGGACCTACAGCTCAGGCCCTGGGCCCAGGAGCTGGGAGCAGAGTGCCAGCATCTACATCTCTTAGTGGAAGAGAGTGGAGCCAAACAAAGTGCTATGCAACTACCTGCCAG tcCTACAGTAGCTGAGGCTCTTACAAACCTAAGAGCACTAAGAGAGCAGTTGCAGCACGTGATTGGCCATCTACACCACGAGCTTGATTCACAGAAACAAACCACAGAGCAGCTGAGAAAAGACAAG gAGCAAGAATTGAGCATCCAGAGGCAACAGctgaggatggagagagatCAAGCCTTGGACTCTCTTAAGGAGCGTCTCATTCAG GAGCACACTGAGGAGTTGAGCTGTCTGAACAGGGCTCATATGAGTGatggaggagctgagggaggaggagtagCAATATATCTACGCAAGCAGCTGAAGGCCAAAGACCTGGAGCTCAGGCAGGTTCAGAGGAGCATGGGTCAGTGGAAGGAACAGACTGCAGCTCGTCTGGCATGCAAGTTTGAAGAAGAGCTCACAGCTGAACTGGAAAG GTGCAAGACAAAGTGTTTAAGGGGCAG CAAAACATCAAAGACTCAAGGCGAGAGGCAGAGAAAGTCTGACAGGCTTGAAGGAGGGATGAGGCTTAGTGCAAAG GAAACACAGAATTCAGTTTGCTCTCCCTTCCGCCACGTTGTGGAATCTGCTGCCTCCCACAGCCCCTCAGACATGGCTTCATTTAAGCTTCTACTTTACCTCCAGAGCAGAGTGAAGCAGCTCCGTCTAGAAAACCAGGCGTATACCTGGATCCCCTCTCCTCTAGATACAGTCCCTTTAGATTTATCAGAATCCAATCTTACAACA ATCACTCAAGTTCAAGACAGTGCTGGAATTCAGAGCCAGTCCGCAATCAGGACATTCTCAAGTTAA
- the si:ch211-102c2.8 gene encoding rootletin isoform X1, translating into MSVLEREEMEKKVESAKTELLAEQRRATEKLESMQENLEETREKLQRSTEAETLLRNRCACLEEKWIQKKEQTEALEVQVSELQVELGECKIRVGTLEKMLAQKELQLLDFQEQRGALQAQRDGLKGELQHVKTQHYKILKDTEEQASRMMQAEKEKAVSLKEQTLALTRCIESMQHSIQLKEEEAKKLRKSLEQQREQAKNREEELRVEASEKVHKALEEERRKCEAEKVEAVQIHCGILEEQNRKTLESMRSEMQREKIKALALQQKVLELKTRVQDSKRESCAQQRKQEFLLAVICKSLKEEHQVELQRLKKQMAQEGQRTVLRLEQAVQLAEKEAKRLRVMLEERGSNHNQITAELDLQLRPWAQELGAECQHLHLLVEESGAKQSAMQLPASPTVAEALTNLRALREQLQHVIGHLHHELDSQKQTTEQLRKDKEQELSIQRQQLRMERDQALDSLKERLIQEHTEELSCLNRAHMSDGGAEGGGVAIYLRKQLKAKDLELRQVQRSMGQWKEQTAARLACKFEEELTAELERCKTKCLRGSKTSKTQGERQRKSDRLEGGMRLSAKETQNSVCSPFRHVVESAASHSPSDMASFKLLLYLQSRVKQLRLENQAYTWIPSPLDTVPLDLSESNLTTITQVQDSAGIQSQSAIRTFSS; encoded by the exons ATGTCAGtgctggagagggaggagatggaaaaaaaggtgGAAAGTGCAAAAACAGAATTGTTGGCTGAACAGCGACGTGCAACAGAGAAGCTGGAGTCCATGCAAGAG AATTTAGAGGAGACTCGTGAGAAACTCCAGAGGTCCACAGAGGCAGAGACCTTACTGAGGAACAGGTGTGCTTGTCTGGAGGAGAAATGGATCCAGAAAAAGGAGCAAACTGAG GCACTTGAGGTTCAAGTAAGTGAGCTGCAGGTTGAACTGGGAGAGTGTAAGATCAGGGTGGGTACTCTGGAGAAGATGTTGGCCCAGAAGGAGCTGCAGCTGCTAGATTTCCAGGAACAGCGTGGGGCCTTACAAGCACAACGAGATGGACTGAAGGGGGAGCTACAACACGTGAAAACCCAGCACTACAAAATACTGAAGGATACAGAGGAACAAGCCAGTAGAATGATG CAGGCTGAAAAGGAGAAAGCAGTTTCTTTGAAAGAACAGACTCTGGCTCTCACGCGATGCATTGAGTCCATGCAACATTCCATTCAG ctaaaagaagaagaagcaaagAAGCTAAGGAAATCTCTTGAGCAGCAGAGGGAACAGGCAAAGAACCGTGAAGAGGAGCTGCGTGTAGAAGCCTCTGAAAAG GTGCACAAAGCattggaggaggagaggaggaagtgcGAGGCAGAAAAAGTGGAAGCTGTACAGATCCACTGTGGGATACTGGAAGAGCAGAACAGAAAGACTCTGGAAAGCATGAGGAGTGAGATGCAGCGAGAGAAGATTAAAGCACTAGCTCTTCAACAAAAAGTTTTGGAACTAAAAACA AGAGTGCAGGATTCAAAGAGAGAAAGTTGTGCACAGCAGAGAAAGCAGGAGTTTTTGCTGGCTGTTATTTGCAAATCACTGAAAGAGGAGCACCAGGTTGAGCTGCAGAGGTTGAAGAAACAAATGGCACAG GAGGGTCAGAGGACAGTGCTACGGCTCGAGCAAGCTGTTCAGCTGGCAGAGAAAGAAGCTAAGAGGCTACGGGTGATGCTAGAGGAAAGGGGGAGCAACCATAACCAAATCACAGCTGAGCTGGACCTACAGCTCAGGCCCTGGGCCCAGGAGCTGGGAGCAGAGTGCCAGCATCTACATCTCTTAGTGGAAGAGAGTGGAGCCAAACAAAGTGCTATGCAACTACCTGCCAG tcCTACAGTAGCTGAGGCTCTTACAAACCTAAGAGCACTAAGAGAGCAGTTGCAGCACGTGATTGGCCATCTACACCACGAGCTTGATTCACAGAAACAAACCACAGAGCAGCTGAGAAAAGACAAG gAGCAAGAATTGAGCATCCAGAGGCAACAGctgaggatggagagagatCAAGCCTTGGACTCTCTTAAGGAGCGTCTCATTCAG GAGCACACTGAGGAGTTGAGCTGTCTGAACAGGGCTCATATGAGTGatggaggagctgagggaggaggagtagCAATATATCTACGCAAGCAGCTGAAGGCCAAAGACCTGGAGCTCAGGCAGGTTCAGAGGAGCATGGGTCAGTGGAAGGAACAGACTGCAGCTCGTCTGGCATGCAAGTTTGAAGAAGAGCTCACAGCTGAACTGGAAAG GTGCAAGACAAAGTGTTTAAGGGGCAG CAAAACATCAAAGACTCAAGGCGAGAGGCAGAGAAAGTCTGACAGGCTTGAAGGAGGGATGAGGCTTAGTGCAAAG GAAACACAGAATTCAGTTTGCTCTCCCTTCCGCCACGTTGTGGAATCTGCTGCCTCCCACAGCCCCTCAGACATGGCTTCATTTAAGCTTCTACTTTACCTCCAGAGCAGAGTGAAGCAGCTCCGTCTAGAAAACCAGGCGTATACCTGGATCCCCTCTCCTCTAGATACAGTCCCTTTAGATTTATCAGAATCCAATCTTACAACA ATCACTCAAGTTCAAGACAGTGCTGGAATTCAGAGCCAGTCCGCAATCAGGACATTCTCAAGTTAA
- the si:ch211-102c2.8 gene encoding trichohyalin isoform X6: protein MSVLEREEMEKKVESAKTELLAEQRRATEKLESMQENLEETREKLQRSTEAETLLRNRCACLEEKWIQKKEQTEALEVQVSELQVELGECKIRVGTLEKMLAQKELQLLDFQEQRGALQAQRDGLKGELQHVKTQHYKILKDTEEQASRMMQAEKEKAVSLKEQTLALTRCIESMQHSIQLKEEEAKKLRKSLEQQREQAKNREEELRVEASEKVHKALEEERRKCEAEKVEAVQIHCGILEEQNRKTLESMRSEMQREKIKALALQQKVLELKTRVQDSKRESCAQQRKQEFLLAVICKSLKEEHQVELQRLKKQMAQEGQRTVLRLEQAVQLAEKEAKRLRVMLEERGSNHNQITAELDLQLRPWAQELGAECQHLHLLVEESGAKQSAMQLPASPTVAEALTNLRALREQLQHVIGHLHHELDSQKQTTEQLRKDKEQELSIQRQQLRMERDQALDSLKERLIQEHTEELSCLNRAHMSDGGAEGGGVAIYLRKQLKAKDLELRQVQRSMGQWKEQTAARLACKFEEELTAELESKTSKTQGERQRKSDRLEGGMRLSAKITQVQDSAGIQSQSAIRTFSS from the exons ATGTCAGtgctggagagggaggagatggaaaaaaaggtgGAAAGTGCAAAAACAGAATTGTTGGCTGAACAGCGACGTGCAACAGAGAAGCTGGAGTCCATGCAAGAG AATTTAGAGGAGACTCGTGAGAAACTCCAGAGGTCCACAGAGGCAGAGACCTTACTGAGGAACAGGTGTGCTTGTCTGGAGGAGAAATGGATCCAGAAAAAGGAGCAAACTGAG GCACTTGAGGTTCAAGTAAGTGAGCTGCAGGTTGAACTGGGAGAGTGTAAGATCAGGGTGGGTACTCTGGAGAAGATGTTGGCCCAGAAGGAGCTGCAGCTGCTAGATTTCCAGGAACAGCGTGGGGCCTTACAAGCACAACGAGATGGACTGAAGGGGGAGCTACAACACGTGAAAACCCAGCACTACAAAATACTGAAGGATACAGAGGAACAAGCCAGTAGAATGATG CAGGCTGAAAAGGAGAAAGCAGTTTCTTTGAAAGAACAGACTCTGGCTCTCACGCGATGCATTGAGTCCATGCAACATTCCATTCAG ctaaaagaagaagaagcaaagAAGCTAAGGAAATCTCTTGAGCAGCAGAGGGAACAGGCAAAGAACCGTGAAGAGGAGCTGCGTGTAGAAGCCTCTGAAAAG GTGCACAAAGCattggaggaggagaggaggaagtgcGAGGCAGAAAAAGTGGAAGCTGTACAGATCCACTGTGGGATACTGGAAGAGCAGAACAGAAAGACTCTGGAAAGCATGAGGAGTGAGATGCAGCGAGAGAAGATTAAAGCACTAGCTCTTCAACAAAAAGTTTTGGAACTAAAAACA AGAGTGCAGGATTCAAAGAGAGAAAGTTGTGCACAGCAGAGAAAGCAGGAGTTTTTGCTGGCTGTTATTTGCAAATCACTGAAAGAGGAGCACCAGGTTGAGCTGCAGAGGTTGAAGAAACAAATGGCACAG GAGGGTCAGAGGACAGTGCTACGGCTCGAGCAAGCTGTTCAGCTGGCAGAGAAAGAAGCTAAGAGGCTACGGGTGATGCTAGAGGAAAGGGGGAGCAACCATAACCAAATCACAGCTGAGCTGGACCTACAGCTCAGGCCCTGGGCCCAGGAGCTGGGAGCAGAGTGCCAGCATCTACATCTCTTAGTGGAAGAGAGTGGAGCCAAACAAAGTGCTATGCAACTACCTGCCAG tcCTACAGTAGCTGAGGCTCTTACAAACCTAAGAGCACTAAGAGAGCAGTTGCAGCACGTGATTGGCCATCTACACCACGAGCTTGATTCACAGAAACAAACCACAGAGCAGCTGAGAAAAGACAAG gAGCAAGAATTGAGCATCCAGAGGCAACAGctgaggatggagagagatCAAGCCTTGGACTCTCTTAAGGAGCGTCTCATTCAG GAGCACACTGAGGAGTTGAGCTGTCTGAACAGGGCTCATATGAGTGatggaggagctgagggaggaggagtagCAATATATCTACGCAAGCAGCTGAAGGCCAAAGACCTGGAGCTCAGGCAGGTTCAGAGGAGCATGGGTCAGTGGAAGGAACAGACTGCAGCTCGTCTGGCATGCAAGTTTGAAGAAGAGCTCACAGCTGAACTGGAAAG CAAAACATCAAAGACTCAAGGCGAGAGGCAGAGAAAGTCTGACAGGCTTGAAGGAGGGATGAGGCTTAGTGCAAAG ATCACTCAAGTTCAAGACAGTGCTGGAATTCAGAGCCAGTCCGCAATCAGGACATTCTCAAGTTAA
- the si:ch211-102c2.8 gene encoding trichohyalin isoform X3, whose translation MSVLEREEMEKKVESAKTELLAEQRRATEKLESMQENLEETREKLQRSTEAETLLRNRCACLEEKWIQKKEQTEALEVQVSELQVELGECKIRVGTLEKMLAQKELQLLDFQEQRGALQAQRDGLKGELQHVKTQHYKILKDTEEQASRMMQAEKEKAVSLKEQTLALTRCIESMQHSIQLKEEEAKKLRKSLEQQREQAKNREEELRVEASEKVHKALEEERRKCEAEKVEAVQIHCGILEEQNRKTLESMRSEMQREKIKALALQQKVLELKTRVQDSKRESCAQQRKQEFLLAVICKSLKEEHQVELQRLKKQMAQEGQRTVLRLEQAVQLAEKEAKRLRVMLEERGSNHNQITAELDLQLRPWAQELGAECQHLHLLVEESGAKQSAMQLPASPTVAEALTNLRALREQLQHVIGHLHHELDSQKQTTEQLRKDKEQELSIQRQQLRMERDQALDSLKERLIQEHTEELSCLNRAHMSDGGAEGGGVAIYLRKQLKAKDLELRQVQRSMGQWKEQTAARLACKFEEELTAELESKTSKTQGERQRKSDRLEGGMRLSAKETQNSVCSPFRHVVESAASHSPSDMASFKLLLYLQSRVKQLRLENQAYTWIPSPLDTVPLDLSESNLTTITQVQDSAGIQSQSAIRTFSS comes from the exons ATGTCAGtgctggagagggaggagatggaaaaaaaggtgGAAAGTGCAAAAACAGAATTGTTGGCTGAACAGCGACGTGCAACAGAGAAGCTGGAGTCCATGCAAGAG AATTTAGAGGAGACTCGTGAGAAACTCCAGAGGTCCACAGAGGCAGAGACCTTACTGAGGAACAGGTGTGCTTGTCTGGAGGAGAAATGGATCCAGAAAAAGGAGCAAACTGAG GCACTTGAGGTTCAAGTAAGTGAGCTGCAGGTTGAACTGGGAGAGTGTAAGATCAGGGTGGGTACTCTGGAGAAGATGTTGGCCCAGAAGGAGCTGCAGCTGCTAGATTTCCAGGAACAGCGTGGGGCCTTACAAGCACAACGAGATGGACTGAAGGGGGAGCTACAACACGTGAAAACCCAGCACTACAAAATACTGAAGGATACAGAGGAACAAGCCAGTAGAATGATG CAGGCTGAAAAGGAGAAAGCAGTTTCTTTGAAAGAACAGACTCTGGCTCTCACGCGATGCATTGAGTCCATGCAACATTCCATTCAG ctaaaagaagaagaagcaaagAAGCTAAGGAAATCTCTTGAGCAGCAGAGGGAACAGGCAAAGAACCGTGAAGAGGAGCTGCGTGTAGAAGCCTCTGAAAAG GTGCACAAAGCattggaggaggagaggaggaagtgcGAGGCAGAAAAAGTGGAAGCTGTACAGATCCACTGTGGGATACTGGAAGAGCAGAACAGAAAGACTCTGGAAAGCATGAGGAGTGAGATGCAGCGAGAGAAGATTAAAGCACTAGCTCTTCAACAAAAAGTTTTGGAACTAAAAACA AGAGTGCAGGATTCAAAGAGAGAAAGTTGTGCACAGCAGAGAAAGCAGGAGTTTTTGCTGGCTGTTATTTGCAAATCACTGAAAGAGGAGCACCAGGTTGAGCTGCAGAGGTTGAAGAAACAAATGGCACAG GAGGGTCAGAGGACAGTGCTACGGCTCGAGCAAGCTGTTCAGCTGGCAGAGAAAGAAGCTAAGAGGCTACGGGTGATGCTAGAGGAAAGGGGGAGCAACCATAACCAAATCACAGCTGAGCTGGACCTACAGCTCAGGCCCTGGGCCCAGGAGCTGGGAGCAGAGTGCCAGCATCTACATCTCTTAGTGGAAGAGAGTGGAGCCAAACAAAGTGCTATGCAACTACCTGCCAG tcCTACAGTAGCTGAGGCTCTTACAAACCTAAGAGCACTAAGAGAGCAGTTGCAGCACGTGATTGGCCATCTACACCACGAGCTTGATTCACAGAAACAAACCACAGAGCAGCTGAGAAAAGACAAG gAGCAAGAATTGAGCATCCAGAGGCAACAGctgaggatggagagagatCAAGCCTTGGACTCTCTTAAGGAGCGTCTCATTCAG GAGCACACTGAGGAGTTGAGCTGTCTGAACAGGGCTCATATGAGTGatggaggagctgagggaggaggagtagCAATATATCTACGCAAGCAGCTGAAGGCCAAAGACCTGGAGCTCAGGCAGGTTCAGAGGAGCATGGGTCAGTGGAAGGAACAGACTGCAGCTCGTCTGGCATGCAAGTTTGAAGAAGAGCTCACAGCTGAACTGGAAAG CAAAACATCAAAGACTCAAGGCGAGAGGCAGAGAAAGTCTGACAGGCTTGAAGGAGGGATGAGGCTTAGTGCAAAG GAAACACAGAATTCAGTTTGCTCTCCCTTCCGCCACGTTGTGGAATCTGCTGCCTCCCACAGCCCCTCAGACATGGCTTCATTTAAGCTTCTACTTTACCTCCAGAGCAGAGTGAAGCAGCTCCGTCTAGAAAACCAGGCGTATACCTGGATCCCCTCTCCTCTAGATACAGTCCCTTTAGATTTATCAGAATCCAATCTTACAACA ATCACTCAAGTTCAAGACAGTGCTGGAATTCAGAGCCAGTCCGCAATCAGGACATTCTCAAGTTAA